The following are encoded in a window of Bradyrhizobium guangdongense genomic DNA:
- a CDS encoding IS1182 family transposase, with the protein MLRKPSPQQTELEMVSLDGLVLKDHLLRKIDAVIDFSFIHDRVAGLYCPDNGRPPLDPTLMFKALFIGYLFGIRSERQLVREIEVNVAYRWFLGLKLTDPVFDASTLSQNRRRRYNDTAVAQDIFDAVVEQAITKGLVDGTVLYTDSTHLKANANKNRYDTAVVAKSRADYWDALDAAIEEDRLAHGKKPLQEKARQPVEKETKVSRTDPDAGYMVREGKPKGFFYLDHRTVDGRLGIITDTYATPANVHDSIVYLGRLDRQRERFDFDVGAVGLDAGYATSGIAQGLEQRGILGVTGYRRPTPPRSGMMASSQFHYDAAVDGYRCPKGQLLAYATTDRTGYRHYKSEPAICRACPLLASCTSSSNATRLIIRHVWADARERTDAHRLTPWGKRIYKRRKETVERSFADAKQLHGHRYARFRGLLAVTGQCLLAAAAQNIKKIALALTPRHAPA; encoded by the coding sequence ATGCTTCGCAAACCCTCGCCGCAACAGACCGAGCTGGAGATGGTCAGTCTCGACGGTCTGGTTCTGAAGGATCACCTGCTTCGCAAGATCGATGCGGTGATCGATTTTTCCTTTATCCACGATCGGGTTGCAGGGCTTTATTGCCCGGACAATGGCCGCCCACCGCTGGATCCGACCTTGATGTTCAAGGCGCTGTTCATTGGTTACCTGTTCGGCATTCGCTCCGAACGGCAGCTCGTACGAGAGATCGAGGTCAACGTCGCCTACCGCTGGTTTTTGGGGCTGAAGCTGACCGATCCGGTGTTCGACGCCTCAACGCTGAGCCAGAACCGGCGGCGGCGCTACAACGACACGGCCGTTGCGCAGGACATCTTTGATGCCGTCGTGGAGCAGGCGATCACCAAGGGGCTGGTCGATGGCACAGTGCTGTATACCGACTCGACCCACCTCAAGGCCAACGCCAACAAGAACCGCTACGATACAGCGGTGGTTGCCAAATCGCGCGCCGATTACTGGGATGCGCTCGACGCGGCGATCGAGGAAGATCGGCTAGCCCACGGCAAAAAGCCCCTGCAAGAGAAGGCGCGCCAGCCAGTCGAGAAAGAGACCAAGGTCTCCCGAACTGATCCGGATGCCGGCTACATGGTGCGCGAGGGCAAGCCGAAGGGCTTCTTCTATCTCGACCATCGCACCGTCGACGGCCGGCTCGGCATCATCACAGATACCTATGCCACGCCTGCCAATGTGCACGACTCGATCGTCTATCTGGGCAGGCTTGACCGCCAGCGAGAGCGCTTTGACTTTGACGTCGGCGCCGTCGGGCTCGATGCTGGCTACGCTACCTCAGGCATCGCTCAGGGCCTGGAGCAACGCGGCATTCTCGGGGTCACCGGCTATCGCCGCCCAACCCCGCCGCGCTCAGGCATGATGGCGAGCAGCCAATTCCACTACGACGCGGCTGTGGACGGCTACCGCTGCCCGAAAGGTCAACTGCTGGCCTATGCCACAACCGACCGCACAGGCTACCGCCACTACAAGAGCGAGCCGGCGATCTGCCGGGCTTGTCCGTTGCTGGCCTCCTGCACATCGAGCAGCAATGCCACCCGTCTGATCATCCGCCATGTCTGGGCCGACGCGCGCGAACGCACCGATGCCCATCGGCTCACCCCCTGGGGTAAACGCATCTACAAACGCCGCAAAGAGACCGTCGAGCGTTCCTTCGCCGACGCCAAGCAGCTTCACGGTCACCGCTACGCCCGCTTCCGGGGCCTGCTTGCCGTCACCGGCCAATGCTTGCTCGCCGCCGCCGCCCAGAACATCAAAAAAATCGCCCTCGCTCTCACCCCTCGGCATGCTCCGGCCTAA
- a CDS encoding serine hydrolase domain-containing protein encodes MHIRQIVFAVVLLGALVRFGPATAEDGFPAAEWQRVSPAELGWSGTELAQARSFSDQIRSSAVVIVQHGKVVAEWGNTTKPMEVASIRKSLLGALIGIAVSDHLIDLDSTLGKLGIDDNPPGLTEIEKGATVRELLEARSGVYHAALYETPGNAKMRPPRGSHLPGSFWYYNNWDFNALGTIYEHATGTGIFQALDQKIAKPIGMQDYRPQDGSYIRGEASIHPAYEIRMSARDLARFALLYLHKGNWAGHQIVPQEWVEESTRSHSKASPLPGYGYLWWIGFLGGAVAPTVALPEGSFLAQGAGGQYALVVPALDLIVVHRVDRDTPFTEPSFRSIGRLFWLILKAEGYDPGPDASLTAATGERPTGETLAAKFRGKTISFGPKLRNGPLTMQFEPDGRMTYPHWDEAFGPAAGTWTAADDKLCILNPDARRRCYLPVLNGERVELFDQLGVMQIDGVALRQ; translated from the coding sequence ATGCATATTCGCCAGATTGTTTTCGCCGTCGTGCTGCTCGGCGCTTTGGTTCGGTTCGGGCCCGCCACGGCTGAAGATGGCTTTCCAGCAGCGGAGTGGCAGCGCGTCAGCCCTGCGGAATTGGGCTGGTCAGGGACCGAATTGGCCCAGGCGCGATCTTTTTCGGATCAGATTCGCTCGAGCGCGGTCGTGATCGTTCAGCACGGAAAGGTGGTGGCCGAGTGGGGCAATACGACGAAGCCAATGGAAGTCGCTTCAATCCGCAAGAGCCTGCTCGGCGCGCTGATCGGCATCGCCGTGTCGGATCACCTGATCGACCTCGACAGCACGCTTGGCAAACTCGGCATCGACGATAATCCGCCAGGCCTGACCGAGATCGAGAAGGGCGCGACGGTGCGCGAACTGCTCGAAGCTCGTTCCGGGGTCTACCACGCGGCGCTCTATGAGACGCCGGGCAATGCCAAGATGCGACCGCCGCGCGGCAGCCACCTGCCCGGCAGCTTCTGGTACTACAACAACTGGGACTTCAACGCGCTCGGCACGATCTACGAGCACGCAACCGGCACCGGCATCTTCCAGGCGCTCGACCAGAAGATCGCAAAGCCAATCGGCATGCAGGACTACCGGCCACAGGACGGCAGCTACATCCGCGGCGAAGCGTCTATCCACCCCGCCTATGAGATCCGCATGAGCGCACGGGACCTGGCGCGCTTTGCGCTTCTCTATCTGCACAAAGGCAATTGGGCCGGACACCAGATCGTGCCGCAGGAATGGGTAGAAGAGAGCACGCGCAGCCATTCGAAAGCGTCCCCCCTGCCGGGCTATGGCTATCTCTGGTGGATCGGTTTTCTGGGCGGTGCCGTTGCGCCTACGGTCGCTTTGCCGGAGGGCAGCTTTTTGGCCCAAGGTGCCGGCGGCCAGTACGCCTTGGTCGTGCCCGCGCTCGACCTCATCGTGGTCCATCGCGTCGACCGCGACACGCCCTTCACCGAACCTTCTTTTCGGAGTATCGGCAGGCTGTTCTGGCTGATCCTGAAGGCCGAGGGTTATGATCCGGGACCCGATGCCTCGCTCACCGCGGCGACCGGCGAACGACCGACAGGCGAGACCCTGGCCGCAAAATTCCGGGGCAAGACGATCAGCTTCGGTCCCAAGCTCAGGAATGGTCCGCTCACAATGCAGTTCGAGCCCGACGGCCGGATGACTTATCCGCACTGGGACGAGGCCTTCGGACCTGCCGCCGGGACATGGACGGCCGCGGACGATAAGCTCTGTATCCTGAACCCGGATGCCAGACGTCGCTGCTACCTTCCAGTGCTGAACGGTGAACGGGTCGAGTTGTTCGATCAGCTTGGAGTCATGCAAATCGACGGGGTGGCGCTGCGTCAGTGA
- a CDS encoding response regulator: MASVLLVEDEPLIRMMVADMLVELGHSVAGEASDLATGLMLASASGIEAAILDVKLGEDSSEIIAEALQSRRIPFVFASGYGADGIPAAFKDHPVLRKPFPIEELESLAALLS, encoded by the coding sequence ATGGCTTCGGTGCTCTTGGTTGAAGACGAGCCCCTTATCCGCATGATGGTTGCCGATATGCTGGTGGAGCTCGGTCATTCCGTGGCGGGTGAGGCCAGCGATCTCGCAACTGGTCTGATGCTTGCGTCTGCATCCGGCATCGAAGCGGCCATCCTGGACGTGAAGCTTGGCGAGGACAGCTCTGAAATTATCGCCGAGGCACTGCAAAGCAGGCGTATTCCGTTTGTGTTCGCCAGCGGATACGGTGCGGACGGAATACCGGCGGCGTTCAAAGATCATCCCGTTCTGCGAAAGCCATTCCCGATTGAAGAGCTTGAGAGCTTGGCCGCGCTGTTGTCGTAA
- a CDS encoding DUF6894 family protein: MPRYFFNVRNVQPSFDCEGEELPDDEAAWREATSYAGELFKDIDGRFRPGQEWSLEVTDASRKPIYRIEISAKQS, translated from the coding sequence ATGCCGAGGTACTTCTTCAATGTCCGCAATGTGCAGCCCAGCTTCGATTGCGAAGGCGAGGAGTTGCCCGACGACGAGGCTGCCTGGCGCGAGGCCACCTCTTATGCTGGCGAACTATTCAAGGACATAGACGGCCGGTTCCGCCCAGGTCAGGAATGGAGCCTGGAAGTGACTGATGCTTCCCGCAAGCCGATCTATCGGATCGAAATCAGTGCCAAGCAGAGTTAG